GATGAACTTTCACATTGCTTTCGCCGACAATAGTTATCAGCGCTACGGGAATTATCTGAACGCCGCCGCCCGTAGTCGAAATCCCTTCTCTTTTTCCGCTTCCGCCGGCGGCAAATCCGCAGGAAATCTTTGAAACGGGAATCACCGTCGTCTTTCCGGAAACAAACGGCTCGCCGAAAACCGTTTCGCTTTTTGCAATGTGTTTTAATTCCGTTAAAAGCGAAGAAATCGTATCATTTACCGACATAGTTATTCCCCCTTGATTACATTTTTTTGACGGAAAAATACTATTTTTTCAAGTAAGAATGCTTTTTTAATAATATAAAAGACATATTGATTACGCTTTCGCTTGTTTTTTATCGCTTTTTAATTTGTCAAGCAGTCCGTCGGTTCACTGTTTTTGGAAGAACGTTTTACTCATTAATCAGCCAGCCGACAGTTTTGAATCTTGGATCTAAGTATTTTTTTACAATATCTTTCGTAGATTTAATTTCTGCGACTCTGTCTTTATATTCAAAAAGTCCGCGCCAATCGCCGAACTTTGCAAAAAACGCCAATTCGTCCGAAAACGCTTCCAAATTCTTAAACTTCTCCAAATTATGCAATTTAAGAGTATTTTTCACACGTAAAAGTTCTTCGGGTTTTGGCTCGTCTTTTGTAAGTTTTTCGATTTCTTCCAAAATTATATTCTCGACTTTTTCGTGCGAAACCCCTGATTTCAACGTTGCATAAACGCTGAATTTGCCGTTATGATGCCGCCAAAAATTCGCCGCGCCGACGTTAACGCATAATTTTTCCTGTTCCACAAGCCGTTTATATAAAATTCCGCTGCCGCCGGAAAGCATATTTTCAATTATTTCCAAAGCAAAAAGCGAAGGGTCCGGATAACCCTCCGTGTGAAACAAAATATCGATTCGCGGTTCGGCGTTTTTTTCTCGGACTATAAACCTTTTTTCTCCGATTGGTTTGGGTTCGCGTGTTTTAACTTCATCAATTTCTACCGCCGGATTTTCTATTTTCGCGAAATATTTATTCACAAGCGCCGATGCGGCTTTCGGTGTAATGTTTCCTGCCAAAACGATAAGCGCGTTATCCGGGCGATAATATTTTGCGATGTGATTTTTGAGAGCCGACGTCGAATAATTTTCTATATCGCTTGCCCAGCCAATCGTAGGGTTTCGATACGGATGAGCCGAATAAAACATCGCTTCCAAAATCATCAAATAATTATTGACCGGACGGTTTTCGTATCGCATTCTACGCTCTTCATAAACAACGTCCCGTTCGCTTACAAACTCCCGCAAAATTAGATTCTGCATTCTGTCCGCTTCAATATTTGCGAAAAGTTCTACTTTATTTGCGGGCAGACTCACGATATACGCCGTAATATCGTCGCTCGTCCAAGCGTTAAGTCCCGTCGCGCCGTTTTTTTCGTAAAGCGACCAAATTTCGTCTTTTATTATGTATTTTTTTTGTTCGATTTGCAGGTCGTTAAGCCTTTTTTTCAATTCCGAAATACGTTCTGAGTCCTGCGAAATTCCGCTTCTCAACAACGACAAAATCGCACCGTCAACGCTGTCAATCGCGTTCATAATCGGAATTTCCGCTTCATAATTAATCGTGCCGAGACGTTTTGTTCCTTTAAACATAAGATGTTCGTAAAAATGCGAAAGTCCGGTATTTGAATAACTTTCAAACATTGAGCCGGCAAAATAATACAATCTGCACGAAACCTCGGGAATAGTCGTATCGCTTATGACGAGTAATTTTAGTTTGTTGGGAAGAGTTTCTTCGTAAACGGGAATCGACGGCTCGGTATTTTTTGCAAAAATCGCAACCGTTATGACAAAAAGTAAAATGTAAATTTTTCTCAATTTCGACTCCTAAAGTAATTTTGTCGGGAAAATACGTTATTTACAGAGTTAATGAGATAAATATGCCTCTATAATATTAAATTGTTCTATTGTGATTTC
This DNA window, taken from Chitinispirillales bacterium, encodes the following:
- a CDS encoding insulinase family protein — translated: MRKIYILLFVITVAIFAKNTEPSIPVYEETLPNKLKLLVISDTTIPEVSCRLYYFAGSMFESYSNTGLSHFYEHLMFKGTKRLGTINYEAEIPIMNAIDSVDGAILSLLRSGISQDSERISELKKRLNDLQIEQKKYIIKDEIWSLYEKNGATGLNAWTSDDITAYIVSLPANKVELFANIEADRMQNLILREFVSERDVVYEERRMRYENRPVNNYLMILEAMFYSAHPYRNPTIGWASDIENYSTSALKNHIAKYYRPDNALIVLAGNITPKAASALVNKYFAKIENPAVEIDEVKTREPKPIGEKRFIVREKNAEPRIDILFHTEGYPDPSLFALEIIENMLSGGSGILYKRLVEQEKLCVNVGAANFWRHHNGKFSVYATLKSGVSHEKVENIILEEIEKLTKDEPKPEELLRVKNTLKLHNLEKFKNLEAFSDELAFFAKFGDWRGLFEYKDRVAEIKSTKDIVKKYLDPRFKTVGWLINE